The Lactuca sativa cultivar Salinas chromosome 2, Lsat_Salinas_v11, whole genome shotgun sequence genome includes a window with the following:
- the LOC111900303 gene encoding BTB/POZ and TAZ domain-containing protein 4 — MNNSNDEVTLNGGKIEPVPPPLPGSSTTSINHPKGSITSKNRSSWIRRDCCISSPTNESWNGLFDEAYRADVKIYTDNDIIIYAHANILGFTSPVFRSMFTKSKNRHRISIRGVPPEAVRTFIRFLYTSCYEASQMEKHVLSLLVLSHAFAVPQLKRECESHIENGSLNVENVIDVFQLSMLCDAPRVSLICHRFVLKNFKPASSSPGWKAMRTSHPKLEKKLLEFIRNEDRRQKRKVRKKKEKKVYLQLYEAMEALVHICKDGCRTIGPQDKALKEDQEPCRYAACKVLESLLRHFAGCKLRVSGGCGHCKRMWQILELHARICADSEGCKVPLCRKNKQKIAKEMKKKRKRKEEMKWKILVGKILRTKSITGGPHFKLA; from the exons ATGAATAACAGCAACGACGAAGTTACGCTAAATGGCGGGAAAATCGAACCGGTGCCTCCTCCATTACCTGGTTCATCAACAACGTCCATCAATCATCCGAAAGGCAGCATAACGAGCAAAAATAGGTCATCATGGATTCGAAGAGATTGTTGCATCTCTTCACCCACAAATGAATCATGGAATGGTCTCTTTGACGAAGCTTACAGAGCAGATGTTAAGATCTATACAGATAATGACATAATCATCTATGCTCATGCCAATATTCTT ggtttcacatcTCCTGTTTTCAGAAGCATGTTTACGAAATCCAAAAACAGGCATCGGATCTCAATTCGTGGGGTTCCACCAGAGGCTGTTCGTACCTTCATCCGATTCTTGTACACTTCATG CTATGAAGCATCACAAATGGAGAAACACGTACTCTCTCTACTGGTCCTTTCACATGCTTTTGCAGTACCTCAATTGAAACGAGAGTGCGAGTCTCATATTGAAAACGGATCTCTGAATGTGGAGAATGTAATCGATGTGTTTCAGCTATCAATGCTATGTGATGCTCCTAGGGTTAGTCTCATCTGCCATCGATTTGTCTTAAAGAACTTCAAACCAGCATCATCTTCTCCAGGATGGAAAGCCATGAGAACTAGTCATCCAAAACTTGAAAAGAAACTTCTCGAATTCATCAGGAATGAAGATCGC AGACAAAAACGGAAGgtgagaaagaagaaagaaaagaaggtgtaTTTACAACTATATGAAGCAATGGAAGCCCTAGTTCATATATGTAAAGATGGGTGTAGGACAATAGGCCCACAGGATAAAGCGTTGAAAGAAGATCAAGAACCTTGTAGATATGCAGCTTGCAAAGTGCTTGAATCTCTTCTTCGCCATTTTGCTGGATGCAAATTGAGAGTTTCTGGTGGATGTGGTCATTGCAAACGAATGTGGCAGATTTTGGAGTTACATGCTCGTATATGTGCTGATTCTGAAGGTTGTAAGGTTCCTTTATGTAG GAAAAATAAGCAGAAGATTGCGAAAGAaatgaagaagaaaagaaagaggaAGGAGGAGATGAAGTGGAAAATATTGGTCGGGAAAAttttgaggacaaagagtattACAGGAGGTCCGCATTTCAAGTTGGCGTGA